The genomic DNA GATGTTCTTGCCGATCTCGGTGAAGCGATCGATGAGCTGCTGGCGGTTGGACGACACCGAAACCTGGTTCGGCGCGCTCGCGCATTCGGTGAGATTGGCATCGGCCGCCGCGTCGAAGGCTATCACCCAGATCGACACGTTCATGCCCTTGGCAGTGTTGCAGATCATCTTGAAGCGCTGGTTGTGACGGTTCTTCTGCTCCGGCGAGGCATAGCTGCCGACCCGGTTGTCGAGGTTTTCGACGCCATAGGACGTGTAGGTGTCGGCATTCGGGGCCAACGCGCCATCGGTCATGAAGATGAGATGCTTGGCGACCGGCATACCATTGAAGGTGTTCGGGCTGTCGGCGAATATGCCGCCTGCTGAGATCAGCCGCGCGCCCCAGATCATGCCGATGTCATGATAGGTGCCGCCGATCGGGGCCAGCAGATTGACGTAGCTCTGCATTTGCGCGCGCGTGAAGGCTTGCAGCCTGCGCGCTTCGGTGGGGCATGCATAATAAGGCTCGCCGCGGGACACGATCGCGGTGCCGCTCAGCGAATCGGTCGAGCCTGCAGAGCGGTTATAGACGACCTCGGGCCAGTGCGGCTTCCAGCGTGTCGCGTCCGAATTCGGGATGTAATCGACGTTGAGATCGTAAGCGCTTGGCGGCACGGCGTAGCCCGATGCGCTGGTAATCGTGTTCGCGCTCTGCCGTTCCTCGATGCAGCCATTCCACACCGTGGCATTCTGCGTCGTGTTGGGCGTCCGCGTCGGCAGCGGCACGCTGTTGCTGAACGTCTTGAAGGACGACACGTCGAGCGTGCGCTGCTCGTGCAGCCAGTAGCCCGAGAAGGTGCTGGTGATCGGACGGCCGAGTGTGCGGGTGGTCACCGTGCAGGTGGTACCCGACCGGCTTACCGACTTTTCGGTCAACGGCAGGGTTACATTGTTGCCCGACGGCGTCACCGCGCGGGCGTTGCACTGGTTGCTGGTCTGGTTGGTGACATTCTCCGTGCTCGTCGATTGCACGTAGAGCGGCGTGCGCGACTGATAAGGTGCGCTGTTAGCCAAATATCCCGAATTGGCGTCGCGGATCAGGCGGCCGACGTTGACGGCGCTAGAATAAGGCACGATGCCGTAGCGCAACCGCATCCCATTGAGTTCGAGCTCGGTCTGCACCGGCCGCAATTCGTCGTAGAGCGCCATCACGGCGTCGCGCAGAGAGACGATCTTCTTCGTGCCGCTCAGCGTCTCGTCCATCGATCCGGTCACGTCGAGCACCAGCAGGATGTCGGTGTTGACGAAATTCTGCGAGGCCTCGCACTCCACCGAC from Allosphingosinicella indica includes the following:
- a CDS encoding pilus assembly protein, yielding MIFRFRSKTRDTAVPRDGKPQHRGVLRRLLKDPAGNTLVIVGAALVPLTAMIGSGVDLSRAYMARTRLQSACDAASLAARRVMTADTMSQGVRDEANRFFNFNFPQGLYDTAPFTPNITRPDQGRIHVTAATTIPTVIMRMFGFETLPLSVECEASQNFVNTDILLVLDVTGSMDETLSGTKKIVSLRDAVMALYDELRPVQTELELNGMRLRYGIVPYSSAVNVGRLIRDANSGYLANSAPYQSRTPLYVQSTSTENVTNQTSNQCNARAVTPSGNNVTLPLTEKSVSRSGTTCTVTTRTLGRPITSTFSGYWLHEQRTLDVSSFKTFSNSVPLPTRTPNTTQNATVWNGCIEERQSANTITSASGYAVPPSAYDLNVDYIPNSDATRWKPHWPEVVYNRSAGSTDSLSGTAIVSRGEPYYACPTEARRLQAFTRAQMQSYVNLLAPIGGTYHDIGMIWGARLISAGGIFADSPNTFNGMPVAKHLIFMTDGALAPNADTYTSYGVENLDNRVGSYASPEQKNRHNQRFKMICNTAKGMNVSIWVIAFDAAADANLTECASAPNQVSVSSNRQQLIDRFTEIGKNIGALRLTQ